The following are encoded in a window of Arctopsyche grandis isolate Sample6627 chromosome 2, ASM5162203v2, whole genome shotgun sequence genomic DNA:
- the LOC143922570 gene encoding uncharacterized protein LOC143922570, which yields MFSKSLDTAVCCWLVVLPSPRSEVVAGQELDVDWSAAVCRRLLLWVDWRGLGCTSFYSVFGMLGGMVIDAYERNFVFVEASNFLECLMEVVIDAYERNFVFVEASNFLECLAPFRSMYFNGGGVFRPFWFHSTGRGVPPEFNIMTAGACHLGFGNVVCCCGIFSKVSMTMTTTRFLHGSPVSVNDVCDFVGILICWSLLTRWRRCLSGCAGESCLDSGSCVACRWLSGDLFHRLCWSGLTQQRVVLVAGPYVLSHHVTVSVVTMVVKVCVGLDGAVVQAAASCMGSSR from the exons atgttcagcaagtctctggatacggcagtgtgttgctggctggttgttcttccaagtccgcgtagtgaagtggtggctggtcaggagctggatgttgactggtctgctgctgtgtgtcgacgcttgctgctctgggtcgactggcgtggtttgggttgtacctccttttatagtgtttttggaatgcttggtggaa tggttattgacgcgtacgagaggaattttgttttcgtcgaggcgtcgaattttctggaatgcttgatggaagtggttattgacgcgtacgagaggaattttgttttcgtcgaggcgtcgaattttctggaatgcttggcgcctttccgctcgatgtattttaatggtggcggcgtgtttcgaccgttttggttccactcgactggtaggggcgttccgcctgagtttaatataatgactgcaggtgcatgtcatctgggtttcgggaatgtagtttgttgttgcggaatattctcgaaggtttcgatgacgatgacgacgacgagattcctacatggctctccggtgagtgttaacgatgtgtgtgattttgtgggaatcttgatatgttggagtctattgactcgatggcgtcgttgtttgtccggttgtgctggagaaagttgtctcgacagcgggtcttgtgttgcatgccg ttggcttagtggcgatttgtttcaccggttgtgctggagtgggttgactcaacagcgggttgtgttggtagctggtccatatgtactttcacaccatgttactgtttcggtcgttacaatggtagtgaaggtttgtgtcggtctggacggtgctgttgtgcaggctgcggcgtcctgcatgggctcatcgaggtga